The following nucleotide sequence is from Glycine max cultivar Williams 82 chromosome 9, Glycine_max_v4.0, whole genome shotgun sequence.
AAAATTAGTTccagtattttttttcaacactGGCTTTCTATCTTCTACATCTCTATGATTATTGTGGTGTGAAAAGCGCTTCTCACTTCTCGTCCCGTTTCATCACCAATCAATTTCTTTGGGGGTAGAAAAGCCAAAGTTTGCGGTTTTCTAATATATATGAAGAGCATCATGATATGGTAGTGGATTATGCTAGCCAGGACTTTATAATATGGCATATACTTGTTCGTGGTGGggcatatataaaaaagaaatatgtaattatatagGTTGTCGATAGTTGCTTGTCCGCATCCTCCATTCATgtaaaatggaaagaaaaaaaaaaggagttatATGAATTCATACCAcacaattagaaaaaaaatcatatatttgtacagaaaaaaaaagtaccataaaggaaaaagaaaatgctcTTTCTTTATTTCCTTCATTATAGTAGTATTTTGCTCCCTTAGAACTTTACCAATACAAGCAATTTCTCGTTTTTGCAGGACTCAAACGAACTGGCAAGAGCTGCAGATTGAGATGGTTGAATTATTTGCGTCCTGATGTTCGACGTGGAAACATCACACTTGAAGAACAGCTTCTTATTCTTGAACTCCACGGTCGCTGGGGAAACCGGTAagcaaaaatgattaaatatttattatcatatcTCTTCTATCTTATTAATTTCtacatcatttttctttatttctttttccatttttcatcacatcatttatcaaatatatcaatttttctttattcttttctcttcgtctctctttctttcacccATACACTTAAAATAAGGTTTTACATtttccaaaatttaaatatatatgcatgcaaGATGCAACCAAacattatatctttttttttaattaaattattcatcatcATTAATCAAAATTCCCAGATTCTGATCTAGTTTATTGATTTGATCAGTTGGTCTAAAATTGCTCAATATTTGCCGGGAAGAACCGATAATGAGATTAAAAACTATTGGAGAACCCGTGTCCAAAAGCATGCCAAGCAACTCAAATGTGACGTGAATAGCAAGCAATTCAAGGATGCCATGCGCTATCTTTGGATGCCGAGGCTGGTGGAGCGCATTCAAGCCGCCGCCGCTGCCACCACCACCGTGGCGGCTGCGGGTTCTCCAACGGCATCTGCCAGTGCTACCACAACCAtcaccaccaacaacaacacCACCACATACAACTACTacgacaacaacaaccttaACAACAGTTTTGAGGTGCACAGTGGGAACATGATGGTGAGAAATCCAACAATCatgaacaacaataacttttgtgGTTCACATAGTTACACTCCCGAGAATAGTAGCACGGGTGCATCATCGGATTCGTTTGGTACACAGGTTTCACCTGTCTCGGACTTGACTCAGGATTATTACAATAATGTCACGGCTGggaataataacaacaataacccTAATCCTGATCAGTATTACCAACAAGCACATGATCAACTGAGTTTCTTAGACTGCATCACAAGCCCATCAGGGTTGTTCGATTTCCAACCCATGGAACCAAACACCCCG
It contains:
- the LOC100805341 gene encoding transcription factor MYB108; its protein translation is MEVKGIRASNSTTTTTTIQSEDEMDLRRGPWTVDEDLALINYIANHGEGRWNSLARSAGLKRTGKSCRLRWLNYLRPDVRRGNITLEEQLLILELHGRWGNRWSKIAQYLPGRTDNEIKNYWRTRVQKHAKQLKCDVNSKQFKDAMRYLWMPRLVERIQAAAAATTTVAAAGSPTASASATTTITTNNNTTTYNYYDNNNLNNSFEVHSGNMMVRNPTIMNNNNFCGSHSYTPENSSTGASSDSFGTQVSPVSDLTQDYYNNVTAGNNNNNNPNPDQYYQQAHDQLSFLDCITSPSGLFDFQPMEPNTPWINLSNVGDTSNGFWNVENMLLFQQFSDNNM